One window from the genome of Desulfobacterales bacterium encodes:
- a CDS encoding NAD(P)/FAD-dependent oxidoreductase — protein MIQNRYDVVIVGAGPAGLVAAIECCRPDKSILVLEKMHKPALKLGISGKGRCNITNSAEIKAFIAHFGRNGRFLRHAFGKFFNTELLAYFEDLGVRFKLERGGRYFPGRDSALEVVDALIGKTKKLNIPIATHREVTAITQQADGEFSLDIRKGVHPGNKPPERLTVKAGKVLLATGGKSYPKTGSSGGGYPLASSLGHTITPLLPALVPITTGGETAAKLQGLALKNVSASVWCESRKVAEEFGEMVFTDDGVSGPIILSLSRTIVALLDKKRCVRIVIDLKPALAHKAVDLRLLREINEHGKQEFKSLLKRLVPMQLIPIFIEKLGIQADMKLSQLRLEDRKGLRLLLKEFSLEVSGHRSFDEAIVTAGGVSINEIDHRTMESKRVNGLYFAGEIIDIDADTGGFNLQAAFSTGWLAGRSMGESV, from the coding sequence ATGATTCAAAACCGATATGACGTCGTCATTGTAGGCGCAGGACCTGCGGGGCTTGTCGCCGCCATTGAATGCTGTCGCCCGGATAAAAGCATCCTTGTTCTGGAAAAGATGCACAAGCCCGCCCTGAAACTGGGGATCTCCGGCAAGGGGCGGTGCAACATCACAAATAGTGCGGAGATAAAGGCGTTTATTGCGCACTTCGGCAGGAACGGCAGATTTTTACGGCATGCCTTCGGCAAGTTTTTCAATACGGAACTGCTGGCCTATTTCGAGGACCTCGGCGTTCGCTTCAAGCTTGAACGGGGCGGCCGATATTTCCCCGGCAGGGACAGTGCCCTGGAAGTTGTGGACGCGCTGATCGGCAAAACTAAAAAACTGAACATTCCCATTGCAACCCATCGCGAAGTAACCGCCATAACACAACAGGCGGACGGGGAGTTCAGCCTGGACATACGGAAAGGCGTACACCCCGGAAATAAACCCCCGGAGCGGCTGACGGTAAAAGCCGGCAAGGTCCTACTGGCGACCGGCGGGAAATCGTATCCGAAAACCGGCTCCAGCGGGGGGGGATATCCGCTGGCATCCAGCCTGGGTCATACCATTACGCCGCTTTTACCCGCGCTCGTTCCCATAACGACAGGCGGCGAAACAGCCGCAAAACTGCAGGGGCTGGCCCTGAAAAATGTCTCCGCAAGTGTCTGGTGCGAAAGCAGGAAGGTTGCCGAGGAATTCGGAGAAATGGTATTTACGGATGATGGCGTGTCCGGTCCGATCATCCTGTCGCTCAGCCGGACGATTGTGGCGCTTCTGGATAAAAAACGGTGTGTAAGGATTGTTATCGATTTAAAGCCCGCGCTGGCGCATAAAGCGGTTGATCTGCGGCTTTTAAGGGAAATCAACGAACACGGCAAGCAGGAATTCAAATCCCTGCTGAAACGGCTTGTGCCGATGCAATTAATCCCGATTTTTATTGAAAAACTGGGGATTCAAGCAGATATGAAGCTAAGCCAGCTCCGCCTTGAGGACCGCAAAGGGCTGCGGCTGCTGCTGAAAGAGTTTTCGCTGGAAGTCAGCGGGCACCGGTCCTTTGACGAGGCGATTGTCACCGCCGGCGGCGTGAGCATCAACGAGATCGACCACAGGACCATGGAATCAAAACGGGTTAACGGGTTGTATTTCGCGGGGGAAATCATCGACATCGATGCCGATACCGGCGGTTTCAATTTGCAGGCGGCCTTTTCAACAGGGTGGCTGGCGGGGAGATCGATGGGAG